One Scylla paramamosain isolate STU-SP2022 chromosome 6, ASM3559412v1, whole genome shotgun sequence DNA segment encodes these proteins:
- the LOC135101338 gene encoding protein BANP-like, translating into MYWIRSLVHINSTCIMAEKMALILLDYLFIKDMLATSNLSSTSWWKEQQLNPLMMFGIRCYQQYKFNMNLKLWHKICQSMDSTWKWHI; encoded by the exons atgtactgGATCAGAAGCCTGGTGCACATCAACTCCACCTGCATCATGGCAGAGAAAATGGCCCTCATCCTACTGGACTACCTCTTCATCAAGGACATGCTGGCCACCTCAAACCTCTCCAGCACAA GCTGGTGGAAGGAGCAGCAGCTGAATCCCCTCATGATGTTCGGCATCAGGTGTTATCAACAATACAAATTCAACATGAATTTGAAACTGTGGCATAAGATTTGTCAGAGCATGGACTCCACCTGGAAGTGGCACATCTGA